Proteins found in one Pyxidicoccus trucidator genomic segment:
- a CDS encoding ion transporter, producing MSSPSEQSPPEGIRFRLHTIIFEADTPAGRAFDIALLWAIVFSIIAVMLESVAPLRERYGPELRAAEWFFTALFSIEYVFRLIAVRRPLLYARSFYGLVDLLAILPTFLSIVFPGAQSLLVVRVIRLLRVFRVLKLAHLLGQAEILITALRASRPKITVFLGTVLTIVVVMGAVMYVVEGGANGFDSIPRAMYWAIVTVTTVGFGDITPKTVLGQLIASVLMVMGYGIIAVPTGIVSVELAAATRHAVDTRACLGCGVQGHDLDASHCKYCGHSL from the coding sequence GTGTCCAGTCCCTCAGAGCAGAGCCCGCCCGAAGGCATCCGTTTCCGGCTACACACCATCATCTTCGAGGCGGACACCCCGGCGGGGAGGGCGTTCGACATCGCCCTGCTGTGGGCCATCGTCTTCAGCATCATCGCGGTGATGCTGGAGAGCGTGGCCCCGCTGCGCGAGCGGTACGGCCCGGAGCTCCGCGCCGCCGAGTGGTTCTTCACGGCGCTGTTCAGCATCGAGTACGTGTTCCGGCTCATCGCCGTCCGGCGGCCCCTGCTCTATGCGCGCAGCTTCTACGGGCTGGTGGACCTGCTGGCCATCCTGCCCACCTTCCTGAGCATCGTGTTTCCCGGCGCTCAGTCCCTGCTGGTGGTGCGGGTGATTCGGCTGCTGCGCGTCTTCCGCGTGCTCAAGCTGGCGCACCTGCTGGGGCAGGCGGAGATTCTCATCACCGCGCTGCGCGCCAGCCGGCCGAAAATCACCGTCTTCCTGGGCACCGTCCTCACCATCGTCGTCGTCATGGGCGCGGTGATGTACGTGGTGGAGGGCGGGGCGAACGGCTTCGACAGCATCCCCCGGGCCATGTACTGGGCCATCGTCACGGTGACGACGGTGGGCTTCGGCGACATCACCCCGAAGACGGTGCTCGGGCAGCTCATCGCCTCCGTGCTGATGGTGATGGGCTACGGCATCATCGCCGTGCCCACCGGCATCGTCTCCGTGGAACTGGCCGCCGCCACCCGCCACGCCGTCGACACGCGCGCCTGCCTCGGCTGCGGCGTCCAGGGCCATGACCTGGACGCGTCGCACTGCAAGTACTGCGGGCACTCGCTCTAG
- a CDS encoding sodium:solute symporter family transporter: protein MNPTTTGTQLGQPNTTAIVFFLLFVGFTLAITYWAARKTKTTSEFFAAGGGVSAVQNGFALAGDFMSAASFLGIAGLVAMSGFDGLIYSVGWLVGWPVVTFLIAEPLRNLGKYTFADVVAYRLKQTPVRLAAALGTLAVVSFYLIAQMVGAGNLIHLLFGLSYEMAVVIVGAVMILYVLFGGMIATTWVQIVKAVLLLAGATALAGAVLYKFGFNPVNLFNEAATQYGAETLAPGKLVASPLEAISLGLALMFGTAGLPHILMRFYTVPDAKAARSSVFYATGLIGYFYLVTFILGFGASVLVGRTAIVGVDKGGNMAAPMLAEVVGGTGFLGFISAVAFATILAVVAGLTLSGAAALSHDLWSTVVRKGKAPEHEQLKVARLASLLLGVLAVVLGVLFKGQNVAFMVGLAFAIAASGNFPALLLSMAWKKFTTNGAVASMLVGTFTAVVLIFLSPTVQVDLLHNTTAFFPLKNPGIITIPLAFAVGVVVSLLFPEREASDRFDEVRHRMHVGAPTPTLPAPEAPVSAAVGTAPSVPGPSKA, encoded by the coding sequence ATGAACCCGACCACGACGGGCACGCAACTGGGCCAGCCCAACACCACGGCCATCGTCTTCTTCCTCCTCTTCGTCGGCTTCACCCTGGCGATTACGTACTGGGCGGCGCGCAAGACGAAGACGACCTCGGAGTTCTTCGCCGCGGGCGGCGGCGTGAGCGCCGTGCAGAACGGCTTCGCGCTGGCAGGCGACTTCATGAGCGCCGCCAGCTTCCTCGGCATCGCCGGGCTCGTGGCGATGTCCGGCTTCGACGGGCTCATCTACTCCGTGGGCTGGCTGGTGGGCTGGCCGGTGGTGACGTTCCTCATCGCCGAGCCCCTGCGCAACCTGGGCAAGTACACCTTCGCGGACGTGGTGGCGTACCGGCTCAAGCAGACCCCGGTGCGCCTGGCGGCGGCGCTGGGCACGCTCGCGGTGGTGAGCTTCTACCTGATTGCGCAGATGGTGGGAGCCGGCAACCTCATCCACCTGCTCTTCGGCCTGTCGTACGAGATGGCCGTCGTCATCGTGGGCGCGGTGATGATTCTCTACGTGCTCTTCGGCGGGATGATTGCCACCACGTGGGTGCAGATCGTGAAGGCGGTGCTGCTGCTGGCGGGCGCCACGGCGCTGGCGGGCGCGGTGCTCTACAAGTTCGGCTTCAACCCGGTGAACCTCTTCAACGAGGCAGCCACCCAGTACGGTGCGGAGACGCTGGCCCCCGGCAAGTTGGTGGCGAGCCCGCTGGAGGCCATCTCCCTGGGCCTGGCGCTGATGTTCGGCACGGCGGGCCTGCCGCACATCCTGATGCGCTTCTACACGGTGCCGGACGCGAAGGCCGCGCGCAGCAGCGTGTTCTATGCCACGGGGCTCATCGGCTACTTCTATCTCGTCACCTTCATCCTCGGGTTCGGCGCGTCGGTGCTGGTGGGCCGCACGGCGATTGTCGGCGTGGACAAGGGCGGCAACATGGCGGCGCCCATGCTGGCCGAGGTGGTGGGCGGCACGGGCTTCCTGGGCTTCATCTCCGCGGTGGCCTTCGCCACCATCCTCGCGGTGGTGGCGGGCCTGACGCTGTCGGGCGCGGCGGCGCTGTCCCACGACTTGTGGTCCACGGTGGTGCGCAAGGGCAAGGCGCCCGAGCACGAGCAGCTCAAGGTGGCGCGGCTCGCCAGCCTCCTCCTGGGCGTCCTCGCGGTGGTGCTGGGGGTGCTGTTCAAGGGGCAGAACGTGGCCTTCATGGTGGGCCTGGCCTTCGCCATCGCCGCGAGCGGCAACTTCCCCGCGCTGCTCTTGTCCATGGCGTGGAAGAAGTTCACGACGAATGGCGCGGTGGCCAGCATGCTGGTCGGCACGTTCACCGCGGTGGTGCTCATCTTCCTGTCGCCCACGGTGCAGGTGGACCTGCTGCACAACACCACGGCGTTCTTCCCGCTGAAGAACCCGGGCATCATCACCATTCCCCTGGCCTTCGCGGTGGGCGTGGTGGTGTCGCTGCTCTTCCCGGAGCGCGAGGCCTCCGACCGCTTCGACGAGGTGCGCCACCGGATGCACGTGGGCGCGCCCACGCCCACGCTGCCCGCGCCGGAGGCCCCCGTGTCCGCGGCCGTGGGCACCGCGCCGTCGGTGCCTGGCCCGAGCAAGGCCTGA
- a CDS encoding DUF485 domain-containing protein, which produces MQANSREEALEALAASRWRVAAALTAAMLVAYLGFILLVAFNKPLMGQQLVPGLSIGIVLGVLVILAAWVLTGIYIVWANGKYDRALQQYRDRK; this is translated from the coding sequence ATGCAAGCGAACTCCCGAGAGGAAGCCCTGGAAGCGCTCGCCGCGTCCCGTTGGCGCGTGGCGGCGGCACTCACCGCCGCCATGCTGGTGGCGTACCTCGGCTTCATCCTGCTGGTGGCCTTCAACAAGCCGCTGATGGGCCAGCAGCTCGTTCCCGGCCTGTCCATCGGCATCGTGCTGGGGGTGCTCGTCATCCTCGCCGCGTGGGTGCTGACGGGCATCTACATCGTCTGGGCGAACGGCAAGTACGACCGGGCCCTCCAACAGTACCGCGACCGCAAGTGA
- the acs gene encoding acetate--CoA ligase, with translation MTQPKDAFIPPKETFSLTSHVKSLEDYRRLYKKSLEQPEAFWGEMAQQLTWFHKPDTVLDVDAEQVDFSWFGGGKLNVAFNCVDRHAKARPGKPAIIWAKNEPGEYQVITFRDLQHQVGRVANVLKAHGVRKGDRVCIYLPMVPELAYTMLACARIGAVHSVVFAGFSAESLRERILDSGAKVLVTANEGPRGPKLVPTKAIADEAVEGLSLVESILVVRRTSKEVPMRADRDFWLDVEMSKHRGVCPAEWMDSEDPLFILYTSGSTGKPKGVLHTTGGYLTYAATTFRYVFDIQPTDVHFCAADLGWVTGHSYILYGPLATGTTTVMFESTPTYPDAGRLWQVVDDLKATILYTAPTALRALIKEGDGFVKKSSRKTLRLLGSVGEPINPEVWRWYHDVVGEGRCPVVDTWWQTETGGILIAPLPGATPCKPGSATLPFFGVEPVLVDDEGRIIEGNGVSGNLCLARSWPGQARTLYGHHQRFVETYYSRFPTLYFTGDGCRRDEDGYYWITGRVDDVLNVSGHRLGTAEVESALVAHESVAEAAVVGFPHDLKGTGVCAFVTMKPDWADASSEQMVGALKEQVRHVIGPIATPDRVVLVNGLPKTRSGKILRRMLRKIASGETENLGDATTLADPGVLDELLAKGMPPQVKR, from the coding sequence ATGACCCAGCCCAAGGACGCGTTCATCCCGCCGAAGGAGACGTTCAGCCTCACGTCACACGTGAAGAGCCTGGAGGACTACCGGCGCCTCTACAAGAAGAGCCTGGAGCAGCCCGAGGCCTTCTGGGGAGAGATGGCGCAGCAGCTCACCTGGTTCCACAAGCCCGACACGGTGCTGGACGTGGACGCCGAGCAGGTGGACTTCTCGTGGTTCGGCGGCGGCAAGCTCAACGTCGCCTTCAACTGCGTGGACCGCCACGCCAAGGCGCGCCCCGGCAAGCCCGCCATCATCTGGGCGAAGAACGAGCCCGGCGAGTACCAGGTCATCACCTTCCGAGACCTCCAGCACCAGGTGGGCCGCGTGGCCAACGTGCTGAAGGCCCACGGCGTGCGCAAGGGCGACCGCGTCTGCATCTACCTGCCCATGGTGCCGGAGCTGGCCTACACCATGCTCGCCTGCGCCCGCATCGGCGCGGTGCACTCGGTGGTGTTCGCCGGCTTCTCCGCCGAGTCCCTGCGCGAGCGCATCCTCGACTCGGGCGCGAAGGTGCTCGTCACCGCCAACGAGGGCCCGCGCGGCCCGAAGCTCGTACCCACCAAGGCCATCGCCGACGAGGCGGTGGAGGGCCTCTCCCTGGTGGAGTCCATCCTCGTCGTGCGCCGCACCTCCAAGGAGGTGCCCATGCGCGCTGACCGCGACTTCTGGCTGGACGTGGAGATGTCGAAGCACCGCGGCGTCTGCCCCGCGGAGTGGATGGACTCCGAGGACCCGCTCTTCATCCTCTACACCTCCGGCTCCACCGGGAAGCCCAAGGGCGTGCTGCACACCACCGGCGGCTACCTCACCTATGCCGCCACCACGTTCCGCTACGTCTTCGACATCCAGCCGACCGACGTGCACTTCTGCGCCGCGGACCTGGGCTGGGTCACCGGCCACAGCTACATCCTCTACGGACCGCTGGCGACCGGCACCACCACCGTCATGTTCGAGTCCACCCCCACGTACCCGGACGCGGGCCGGCTCTGGCAGGTGGTGGACGACCTGAAGGCCACCATCCTCTACACGGCGCCCACCGCGCTGCGCGCGCTCATCAAGGAGGGCGACGGCTTCGTGAAGAAGTCCTCGCGCAAGACGCTGCGCCTGCTGGGCTCCGTGGGCGAGCCCATCAACCCCGAGGTGTGGCGCTGGTACCACGACGTGGTGGGCGAGGGCCGCTGCCCCGTGGTGGACACCTGGTGGCAGACGGAGACGGGCGGCATCCTCATCGCCCCGCTGCCGGGCGCCACGCCGTGCAAGCCCGGCTCGGCCACCCTGCCCTTCTTCGGCGTGGAGCCGGTGCTGGTGGACGACGAGGGCCGCATCATCGAAGGCAACGGCGTCAGCGGCAACCTGTGCCTGGCGCGCTCGTGGCCCGGACAGGCGCGCACGCTGTACGGCCACCACCAGCGCTTCGTGGAGACGTACTACTCGCGCTTCCCCACGCTGTACTTCACGGGGGACGGCTGCCGCCGCGACGAGGACGGCTACTACTGGATTACGGGGCGCGTGGACGACGTGCTCAACGTGTCCGGCCACCGCCTGGGCACCGCCGAGGTGGAGAGCGCGCTGGTGGCCCACGAGTCCGTCGCCGAGGCCGCCGTGGTGGGCTTCCCGCATGACCTCAAGGGCACCGGCGTATGCGCCTTCGTCACCATGAAGCCCGACTGGGCGGACGCCTCCTCGGAGCAGATGGTGGGCGCGCTCAAGGAGCAGGTGCGCCACGTCATCGGCCCCATCGCCACGCCGGACCGTGTGGTGCTGGTCAATGGCCTGCCCAAGACGCGCTCCGGAAAGATTCTGCGGCGCATGCTGCGGAAGATTGCCTCGGGTGAGACGGAGAACCTGGGCGACGCCACCACCCTGGCGGACCCGGGCGTCCTCGATGAGCTGCTCGCCAAGGGCATGCCCCCGCAGGTCAAGCGATGA
- a CDS encoding suppressor of fused domain protein: protein MNVGEHLEQHLGQIERGWSNTTAPMTVQACRFRDQPYASATTYTTLGLSHHVLRMNETREVRQELLVSVHESQAHEELAGLLLEIASRVIQEQKALLRGEVLQLGAPILHGSEATALYASLPVLFTEGLATFSGTEPPTIFVWLFPILPSEVRFIASHGWSAFEDLLERKDPDLLDLRRAPIT from the coding sequence ATGAACGTCGGCGAGCATCTGGAACAACACCTGGGGCAGATTGAAAGAGGCTGGTCCAACACCACTGCGCCCATGACGGTGCAAGCCTGCCGATTTCGGGACCAGCCCTACGCCTCCGCGACGACCTACACCACCCTCGGGCTGAGCCACCACGTGCTCCGCATGAACGAGACTCGAGAGGTCCGGCAGGAGCTGCTCGTCTCCGTTCATGAGTCACAGGCCCACGAAGAACTCGCGGGGCTGCTGCTCGAAATCGCGTCCCGAGTGATTCAGGAGCAGAAGGCCCTGCTCCGTGGGGAGGTGCTCCAGCTCGGCGCCCCCATCCTGCATGGCAGCGAAGCGACCGCCCTCTACGCCTCGCTCCCCGTTCTCTTCACAGAGGGCCTTGCCACTTTCTCGGGGACCGAGCCTCCCACCATCTTCGTCTGGCTCTTCCCCATCCTCCCCAGTGAAGTCCGGTTCATCGCCTCCCACGGTTGGAGCGCGTTCGAGGACCTCCTGGAGCGAAAGGACCCGGACCTGCTCGACCTGCGCCGTGCGCCCATCACCTGA
- a CDS encoding immunity 52 family protein, translated as MSEGYYAGVYWPGRKEPAESCARRTANLFQRLAPLEPTWAHWFGTGRTREEALEQRLVPAAATFEQLFAKKKHQLLGGFNLTAWSGEPQGSATGVILKCGLTSAAVCNSCTLNPPGKGLIADRVTDSTVMRRALHAMALTWEPDWGIATSDLHRAEVLKASEPGTFVGWLMYFSRSRGTVPPLPAPVRIEPVEDKGTLIILTPERFTVSNPEHVALAARVQELLARAGLLRPLNE; from the coding sequence ATGTCCGAGGGCTACTATGCCGGTGTCTACTGGCCTGGCCGCAAGGAGCCGGCCGAATCCTGCGCCCGACGCACGGCGAATCTCTTCCAGCGCCTTGCCCCACTGGAGCCGACCTGGGCGCATTGGTTTGGAACAGGCAGGACTCGTGAGGAGGCGCTCGAGCAGCGACTTGTCCCCGCTGCAGCGACTTTCGAGCAGCTGTTCGCGAAGAAGAAACATCAACTGCTCGGTGGCTTCAACCTGACGGCATGGAGTGGAGAACCCCAGGGAAGCGCGACTGGAGTGATTCTGAAGTGCGGGCTGACCTCGGCAGCAGTGTGTAACTCGTGCACTCTCAACCCTCCAGGGAAGGGACTCATCGCAGACCGGGTCACCGATTCGACGGTGATGCGCAGGGCCCTTCACGCCATGGCACTCACCTGGGAACCGGACTGGGGCATCGCGACCTCCGACCTCCATCGAGCTGAAGTACTCAAGGCGTCCGAGCCCGGAACCTTCGTGGGCTGGCTCATGTACTTCTCGCGCAGCCGCGGCACGGTACCGCCCCTACCCGCTCCGGTACGTATCGAGCCCGTGGAGGACAAGGGCACGCTGATCATCCTCACCCCCGAGCGCTTCACTGTGAGCAACCCCGAGCACGTCGCCCTCGCTGCACGGGTGCAGGAGCTTCTCGCTCGGGCTGGGCTGCTGCGCCCGCTCAATGAATGA